In the genome of Bradyrhizobium sp. CIAT3101, one region contains:
- a CDS encoding ABC transporter ATP-binding protein → MTSPAPIAEPRETPRPDPATVPALSIDGVSHSYGPRRALMNVSFNVQPASFTALLGLNGAGKSTLFSLITRLFGIQTGRVGIFGHDISRSPGEALRLLGVVFQPRTLDLDLSLTQNLLYHAALHGISRREAAARSAELLARIGLSDRAGSKVRDLSGGQMRRLEIARALLHRPRLLLLDEPTVGLDVKARADIISHVRQLVTEQGIGVLWATHLFDEIMAGDDLVVLHQGKVLAQGPMSRVITEAGAQDVNTAFMRLTGAQVMPGGGA, encoded by the coding sequence ATGACCAGCCCTGCTCCCATCGCCGAACCTCGCGAGACGCCACGGCCCGATCCCGCCACGGTGCCGGCGCTGTCGATCGACGGCGTCAGCCATTCCTACGGCCCGCGCCGGGCGCTGATGAACGTGTCCTTCAACGTGCAGCCGGCGAGTTTCACCGCCCTGCTCGGCCTCAACGGCGCCGGCAAGAGCACGCTGTTCTCGCTGATCACGCGGCTGTTCGGTATCCAGACCGGCCGCGTCGGCATTTTCGGCCATGACATCAGCCGTTCACCCGGCGAGGCGCTGCGGCTGCTCGGTGTCGTGTTCCAGCCGCGCACGCTCGATCTCGATCTGTCGCTGACGCAGAACCTGCTCTATCACGCCGCGCTCCACGGCATCAGCCGTCGCGAGGCGGCCGCGCGCAGCGCCGAGCTGCTCGCGCGCATTGGCCTCTCGGACCGCGCCGGCAGCAAGGTGCGCGATCTCTCCGGCGGGCAGATGCGTCGGCTGGAGATCGCACGCGCACTGTTGCACCGGCCGCGGCTGTTGCTGCTGGACGAGCCGACCGTCGGGCTCGACGTCAAGGCGCGCGCCGACATCATCAGCCATGTCCGCCAGCTCGTGACCGAGCAAGGCATCGGCGTGCTCTGGGCCACCCATCTGTTCGACGAGATCATGGCCGGCGACGACCTCGTGGTGCTGCACCAGGGCAAGGTGCTGGCGCAGGGGCCGATGAGCCGCGTCATCACCGAGGCCGGCGCGCAGGACGTCAACACCGCCTTCATGCGCCTGACCGGCGCGCAAGTGATGCCGGGAGGCGGCGCATGA
- a CDS encoding YVTN family beta-propeller repeat protein, which translates to MQAEMRTRMLRVGLLSGLVLAAAPAHAFVAYVSNEKSNTVSVIDTDSWTVTKTIKVGQRPRGIEFTRDGKFVMVAVGDDDTIQVIDAKTQAIVDTLPSGPDPELFTQDAAGKTLYVANENDNTVTVIDLEKRTRLGDIQVGVEPEGMTISPDGKTLINTSETTNMAHFIDTSSRQIVANVLVDARPRFAEFKHDSSELWVSSEIGGTVSIVDPQKHEVIGKVNFEIPGLRKEAIQPVGIGMTKDDKTAFVALGPANRIAVVDVATRKVTKYLLVGQRVWHMAFTPDEKYLLTTNGVSNDVSVIDVAAQKVIKTIQVGELPWGITIAP; encoded by the coding sequence ATGCAAGCTGAAATGAGGACACGGATGTTGCGCGTGGGACTGCTGTCCGGACTGGTGCTGGCGGCCGCGCCCGCGCATGCCTTCGTCGCCTATGTCTCGAACGAGAAGAGCAACACGGTGTCGGTGATCGACACCGACAGCTGGACGGTGACCAAGACCATCAAGGTCGGCCAGCGTCCGCGCGGCATCGAGTTCACCCGCGACGGCAAGTTCGTGATGGTCGCGGTCGGCGACGACGACACCATCCAGGTGATCGATGCCAAGACGCAGGCCATTGTCGACACCCTGCCCTCCGGACCCGACCCGGAATTATTCACCCAGGATGCCGCCGGCAAGACACTCTATGTCGCCAACGAGAACGACAACACGGTCACCGTGATCGATCTGGAGAAGCGCACACGCCTCGGCGATATCCAGGTCGGCGTCGAGCCCGAGGGCATGACCATCAGCCCCGACGGCAAGACTTTGATCAACACGTCTGAGACGACCAACATGGCGCATTTCATCGACACGTCGTCGCGCCAGATCGTCGCCAACGTGCTGGTGGATGCGCGGCCGCGCTTTGCCGAGTTCAAACACGACTCGTCCGAATTGTGGGTGTCGTCCGAGATCGGCGGCACCGTGTCGATCGTCGATCCCCAAAAGCACGAGGTGATCGGCAAGGTCAATTTCGAGATTCCGGGCTTGAGGAAGGAGGCGATCCAGCCTGTCGGCATCGGCATGACCAAGGACGACAAGACCGCCTTCGTCGCGCTCGGCCCCGCCAACCGTATAGCCGTGGTCGATGTCGCCACGCGCAAGGTGACGAAATATCTGCTGGTCGGCCAGCGTGTCTGGCACATGGCGTTCACGCCGGACGAAAAATATCTGCTCACCACCAATGGCGTGTCGAACGACGTTTCCGTCATCGACGTTGCCGCGCAAAAGGTGATCAAGACCATTCAGGTGGGCGAACTGCCCTGGGGCATCACGATCGCACCATGA
- a CDS encoding ABC transporter substrate-binding protein — MIRWLLGPIGLCLAAMQALAADPVTIGVGYLGVAGTRSTLSLVEQPADNDGVAGAKLAIEDNNTTGKFLNQRFTLEERRIKEGEDVVQAATALAEHNGFVITDLPADALLKVADALRDRGTLLFNAGAIDERLREADCRANVIHSAPTRSMLADALGQYLVWKRWPRWLLVVGSHDEDKLYADALRRAATRFGAKIVQERTFEDTGGARRTDSGVTLIQRQMPVFTQQAPAYDVLVAADESEVFAAYLPYRTWDPRPVAGSAGLVPRSWDAAQDQWGATQMQNRFMKLNSRRMTALDMQAWTAVRMIGEATSRTNSGDVKKVTDFIKGPDFSVAAFKGTKLTLRDWNLQLRQPILLVDGRMVVSVSPQEGFLHQVSELDTLGYDRPESKCKLK; from the coding sequence ATGATCCGATGGTTGCTCGGCCCGATCGGCCTGTGTCTGGCAGCGATGCAAGCGCTCGCGGCCGACCCGGTCACGATCGGCGTCGGCTATCTCGGCGTCGCCGGCACCAGATCGACGCTCTCGCTGGTCGAGCAGCCCGCGGACAATGACGGCGTCGCCGGCGCGAAGCTCGCGATCGAGGACAACAACACCACCGGGAAATTCCTCAACCAGCGCTTCACGCTGGAAGAGCGCCGCATCAAGGAAGGCGAGGACGTGGTCCAGGCCGCGACCGCGCTTGCCGAGCACAACGGCTTTGTCATCACCGACCTTCCGGCCGATGCGCTGTTGAAGGTCGCCGACGCCCTGCGCGACCGCGGCACGCTGCTGTTCAACGCCGGCGCGATCGACGAGCGGCTGCGCGAGGCCGATTGCCGCGCCAACGTGATCCACAGCGCGCCCACGCGCTCGATGCTGGCCGATGCGCTCGGCCAGTATCTGGTGTGGAAGCGATGGCCGCGCTGGCTGCTGGTGGTCGGCTCGCATGACGAGGACAAGCTCTACGCCGATGCGCTCCGTCGGGCCGCCACGCGGTTCGGCGCCAAGATCGTGCAGGAGCGCACCTTCGAAGACACCGGCGGCGCGCGCCGCACGGATAGCGGCGTCACGTTGATCCAGCGGCAGATGCCGGTGTTCACGCAACAGGCGCCCGCCTATGACGTGCTGGTCGCCGCCGACGAGAGCGAGGTGTTCGCGGCCTATCTGCCCTACCGCACCTGGGATCCCCGCCCCGTCGCGGGCTCGGCTGGCCTCGTGCCGCGCAGCTGGGACGCCGCGCAGGACCAGTGGGGCGCGACGCAGATGCAGAACCGCTTCATGAAGCTGAACTCACGCCGCATGACCGCGCTCGACATGCAGGCCTGGACGGCCGTGCGCATGATCGGCGAGGCCACCTCGCGCACCAATTCGGGCGACGTCAAGAAGGTCACCGATTTCATCAAGGGGCCGGACTTCTCCGTCGCCGCCTTCAAGGGCACCAAGCTGACGCTGCGCGACTGGAATCTCCAGCTCCGCCAGCCGATCCTGCTGGTCGACGGCCGCATGGTGGTATCGGTGTCGCCGCAGGAAGGGTTTCTGCACCAGGTCTCCGAGCTCGACACGCTCGGCTACGATCGTCCGGAGAGCAAATGCAAGCTGAAATGA
- a CDS encoding DUF3280 domain-containing protein translates to MRALICFAALLLMGSQAAADPPKLVVFDFELIDTSLPGEFYGSRPEEARLAHISDQLRKELAESGRFQMLDIAPIRDAAHHANLQACGDCDLKLAGQLGADLEITGMVQKVSNLIINLNIYLRDVNTGKMITAASADMRGNTDESWSRTMSYLIRNRLLAPNYGKPE, encoded by the coding sequence ATGCGAGCGCTGATATGTTTCGCGGCTTTGCTGCTGATGGGATCGCAGGCAGCCGCCGATCCGCCGAAGCTCGTCGTGTTCGATTTCGAGCTGATTGACACCAGCCTGCCCGGCGAGTTCTACGGCTCCAGGCCGGAAGAGGCGCGGCTTGCGCATATCAGCGACCAGCTGCGCAAGGAACTGGCTGAGTCAGGCCGGTTCCAGATGCTTGATATCGCGCCGATCAGGGATGCCGCGCATCACGCCAATCTGCAGGCCTGCGGTGACTGCGACCTCAAGCTGGCCGGTCAGTTGGGTGCCGACCTCGAGATCACCGGCATGGTGCAGAAGGTTTCGAACCTGATCATTAACCTCAACATCTATCTGCGCGACGTGAACACCGGCAAGATGATCACGGCCGCCAGCGCCGACATGCGCGGCAACACCGACGAATCCTGGTCGCGCACGATGAGCTATCTGATCCGCAACCGCCTGCTGGCGCCGAACTACGGCAAGCCGGAGTAG
- the fghA gene encoding S-formylglutathione hydrolase, producing MTIQTVSTNTSYGGVQGVYRHASQATGTDMVFSVYIPPHADGAKLPVVWYLSGLTCTHANVTEKGEFRKACAELGLIFVAPDTSPRGPDVPGDANNAYDFGLGAGFYVDATEAPFARNYRMWSYVTDELPKLVSGNFPVDAKRQSIMGHSMGGHGALTVALRNPHRYRAASAFAPIVAPSQVPWGIKALTGYLGPNKEAWRSHDTVALIEDGAKYSGFLVDVGEADNFLKEQLKPELLQAACNKANIPLTLRRQPGYDHSYYFISTFMTDHLHWHAERLKG from the coding sequence ATGACGATCCAGACTGTCTCGACCAACACTTCCTATGGCGGCGTGCAGGGCGTGTATCGCCATGCGAGCCAGGCGACCGGAACCGACATGGTGTTCTCGGTCTATATTCCGCCGCATGCCGACGGCGCCAAGCTGCCCGTGGTCTGGTATCTCTCCGGCCTCACCTGCACCCATGCCAACGTCACCGAGAAGGGCGAATTCCGCAAAGCCTGCGCCGAGCTCGGCCTGATCTTCGTCGCCCCCGACACCTCACCACGCGGGCCCGACGTGCCGGGCGATGCCAACAACGCCTATGATTTCGGCTTGGGCGCCGGCTTCTATGTTGATGCCACGGAAGCGCCGTTCGCGCGCAATTATCGCATGTGGAGCTATGTCACCGACGAGCTGCCCAAATTGGTATCGGGAAATTTTCCCGTCGATGCCAAGCGGCAGTCGATCATGGGCCATTCCATGGGCGGCCATGGCGCGCTGACCGTGGCGCTGCGCAACCCGCACCGCTATCGCGCCGCCAGCGCCTTCGCCCCGATCGTGGCGCCGTCGCAGGTGCCGTGGGGGATCAAGGCGCTCACCGGCTATCTCGGGCCGAACAAGGAGGCCTGGCGCAGCCACGACACGGTGGCGCTGATCGAGGACGGCGCGAAATATTCAGGCTTCCTGGTCGACGTCGGCGAGGCCGACAATTTCCTGAAAGAGCAGCTCAAGCCGGAGCTGCTGCAGGCGGCCTGCAACAAGGCCAACATCCCGCTGACGCTGCGGCGCCAGCCGGGCTATGACCACAGCTATTATTTCATCTCGACGTTCATGACCGACCATCTGCACTGGCACGCGGAGCGATTGAAGGGGTGA
- a CDS encoding response regulator transcription factor, whose amino-acid sequence MRILIVDDHPIVASGCRAVLADEGEIEILEAADAEDGECVFIVERPDLCVIDINLPTVSGFELARRILERAADARIIMFSMNDDPAFAARAIECGAKGYVSKTGDPDDLVEAIRTVGGGGTYLPSAIARSIAFAGPTLAQSPLSKLNAREMEILRLLSAGKSLSEIAWLVQSSYKTVANTSSIMRQKLGVKTSVELVRLAIDSGVA is encoded by the coding sequence ATGCGCATTCTGATCGTCGACGATCATCCCATTGTCGCCTCCGGCTGCCGCGCCGTGCTGGCCGACGAAGGCGAGATCGAGATTTTGGAGGCCGCCGACGCCGAGGACGGCGAATGCGTCTTCATCGTCGAGCGCCCCGACCTCTGCGTGATCGACATCAACCTGCCGACCGTCTCCGGCTTCGAGCTCGCGCGCCGCATCCTCGAGCGCGCGGCCGATGCCCGCATCATCATGTTCAGCATGAACGACGACCCGGCCTTCGCCGCGCGCGCCATCGAGTGCGGCGCCAAGGGCTACGTCTCCAAGACCGGCGACCCCGATGATCTCGTCGAGGCGATCCGCACCGTCGGCGGCGGCGGCACTTATCTGCCGAGCGCGATCGCGCGCAGCATCGCCTTCGCAGGGCCGACGCTGGCGCAAAGCCCGCTGTCGAAGCTGAACGCGCGCGAGATGGAGATTTTGCGGCTGCTCAGCGCTGGAAAGAGCCTGTCCGAGATCGCCTGGCTGGTGCAATCGTCCTACAAGACGGTCGCCAACACCTCCTCGATCATGCGCCAGAAGCTCGGGGTGAAGACCTCGGTCGAGCTGGTGCGGCTGGCGATCGACAGCGGCGTGGCCTGA
- a CDS encoding histidine kinase, which translates to MWQNLSLRGRINLLLALLLALGLAVNIGRQVAEAGPRVQAEDQSVIRLAREFIEMIVADLNEAPDPDARLNQIARDLNRLRHVSIALRDAGGNPLTPPRTETDDDTSGPPAWFVSLVHPEQTAVSVPVSVHGKPGSLVITSHPNDEIAEIWDAIVTQLEVGSVIALVLFLVMMNVVGRALAPLQSLTQTMGELEDGRYDARAAPGGAPELAAICTKLNHLAATLGEAVEDKRRLAERAVSLQDVERKEIARELHDEFGPYLFSLRAHASALAKLADGRAPSAEAVRKHGGALLEQINALQQFTRRVLERLRPVGLAELGLGKALESLSRLWRESHPEVTIETTISPALGVTGETADLTIYRVVQEALTNAFRHAGATAINVVIEPAEQPGRDGRSCARVRVSDNGRGMEPGQKLGFGLVGMRERILALGGTLNVASGEGGVTVEALVPTAAA; encoded by the coding sequence ATGTGGCAAAATCTATCCTTGCGCGGGCGCATCAACCTCCTGCTGGCGCTGCTGCTTGCGCTCGGGCTCGCCGTCAACATCGGCCGCCAGGTCGCGGAGGCGGGGCCGCGCGTGCAGGCCGAGGACCAGAGCGTGATCCGGCTGGCGCGCGAATTCATCGAGATGATCGTTGCCGATCTCAACGAGGCGCCGGATCCCGATGCCAGGCTGAACCAGATCGCGCGTGACCTCAATCGGCTCCGCCATGTCAGCATTGCGCTCCGGGACGCCGGCGGGAACCCGCTGACGCCGCCTCGCACGGAGACCGATGACGACACCTCCGGGCCGCCCGCCTGGTTCGTCAGCCTCGTTCACCCCGAGCAGACCGCCGTCAGCGTGCCGGTCTCGGTGCATGGCAAGCCCGGCTCGCTGGTGATTACCTCGCATCCCAATGACGAGATCGCCGAGATCTGGGACGCCATCGTGACGCAGCTCGAGGTCGGTTCGGTCATCGCGCTGGTGCTGTTCCTGGTGATGATGAATGTGGTCGGCCGGGCGCTCGCACCGCTCCAGTCATTGACGCAGACGATGGGCGAGCTCGAGGACGGCCGTTACGACGCGCGCGCGGCGCCCGGTGGCGCGCCCGAGCTCGCTGCGATCTGCACCAAGCTCAATCATCTCGCGGCGACGCTCGGCGAGGCGGTCGAGGACAAGCGGCGGCTTGCCGAGCGCGCGGTGTCGCTCCAGGACGTCGAGCGCAAGGAGATCGCGCGCGAGCTGCATGACGAGTTCGGGCCGTATCTGTTCTCGCTGCGCGCGCATGCCAGCGCGCTGGCCAAGCTCGCCGATGGACGCGCGCCGAGCGCGGAGGCCGTGCGAAAACACGGCGGCGCGCTGCTTGAGCAGATCAACGCGCTGCAGCAGTTCACCCGTCGCGTGCTGGAGCGCCTGAGGCCGGTCGGCCTCGCTGAGCTCGGCCTCGGCAAGGCGCTGGAATCGCTGTCGCGGCTGTGGCGGGAATCCCATCCCGAGGTGACCATCGAAACCACGATCTCGCCGGCGCTGGGCGTGACGGGCGAGACCGCGGACCTGACGATTTATCGCGTGGTGCAGGAGGCGCTCACCAACGCGTTCCGCCACGCCGGCGCGACCGCGATCAACGTGGTGATCGAGCCGGCGGAGCAGCCGGGCCGCGACGGCCGCTCCTGCGCCCGGGTGCGGGTCAGCGATAACGGCCGCGGCATGGAGCCCGGCCAAAAACTCGGCTTCGGCCTCGTCGGCATGCGCGAGCGCATTCTGGCGCTGGGCGGCACGCTCAACGTGGCGTCGGGCGAGGGCGGCGTCACCGTGGAGGCGCTGGTTCCGACCGCGGCGGCCTGA
- a CDS encoding TonB-dependent receptor, with translation MGMRKLGHTRILLMASVSTGLVSGLCFGTSARAAQDEETNVQNLPAVEVVAPPPAARRAPSRPVARTAASVGKPTAPRIYVYPTSPGASGSIDVDKIPASVSAVDPSQIKRTGSLNIGDALQQYVPGVNLTEVTGNPFQPNIEFRGYVASPLAGTPQGLAVYQNGVRINEAFSDTVNWDAIPTAAIRSATIVTNNPAFGLNALGGAVNLLMKDGFTYQGAEIDVMGGSFGRIQGSAQWGKKIDNNWAVYGALEGAHDNGFRNFSSSDIRRFYGDVGYRFEGNEFHVNMGVADNHLAGPSTVPIELLQNYWGATYTTPQTNTNKVGYVNLTGKVEATPTWTFEGTAHVRGFNQKTQDGNPTDAQPCGADPTTLCFGDDSTPAFGLNGVQLANPFAAGAVLGEIDRTTTRSTSFGISGQATNSDRLFGHENRLVLGASYDASVTHFDASSELGTIGENYVVTGNGIFLGQSGNPTSIGPVSLRTVNQYQGLYALDTFNVTDAFAITGGGRFNAARVTLEDQLGTALNGDHTYNRFNPVIGGTYKITPELTAYAGYSEANRVPTPLELGCADPNNPCLIAAFLVSDPDLKQVVSKTVEAGFRGTKDLTIGQLGWKIGGFRATNYDDILALPIAGLQGFGFFQNVGSTRRQGLEAEISLKSNEVQFHASYAFVDARFLDALDVASNSPTAVANGGIISIVPGNQIPAIPRHRIKAGIEYALTDAWKIGGDALWVSSQYYVGDEANLETKLPSYAVFNLHTSYQITKNFQIYGKVDNVFDNRYSTYGTFFDTTALPNFANGGNNFNDPRSLSPARPRAFYAGARVTF, from the coding sequence ATGGGAATGCGCAAGCTGGGACACACGCGAATTCTGCTGATGGCCTCGGTTTCGACCGGGCTGGTGTCCGGACTCTGTTTCGGAACGAGCGCGCGCGCGGCGCAGGACGAGGAGACCAACGTTCAGAACCTGCCCGCGGTGGAGGTGGTGGCGCCGCCGCCAGCTGCACGGCGAGCGCCGTCGCGGCCGGTCGCGCGCACGGCTGCGAGCGTCGGCAAGCCCACGGCACCCAGGATCTACGTCTACCCGACCTCACCTGGTGCCTCCGGCAGCATCGATGTCGACAAGATCCCGGCGAGCGTCAGCGCCGTCGATCCGTCCCAGATCAAGCGCACGGGCTCGCTGAACATCGGCGATGCGCTTCAGCAATATGTCCCGGGCGTCAATCTCACCGAAGTCACCGGCAACCCATTTCAGCCGAACATCGAGTTTCGCGGCTATGTCGCCTCGCCGCTGGCCGGCACGCCGCAGGGGCTTGCGGTCTATCAGAACGGCGTGCGCATCAACGAAGCGTTCTCCGACACCGTGAACTGGGACGCGATCCCGACCGCGGCGATCCGCTCGGCGACGATCGTCACCAACAATCCCGCTTTCGGCCTCAACGCGCTCGGCGGCGCCGTCAACCTGCTGATGAAGGACGGCTTTACCTATCAGGGCGCCGAGATCGACGTCATGGGCGGCTCGTTCGGCCGCATCCAAGGCTCCGCGCAGTGGGGCAAGAAGATCGACAACAACTGGGCGGTCTATGGCGCGCTGGAAGGCGCGCATGACAACGGCTTCCGCAATTTCTCATCCTCGGACATTCGTCGTTTCTACGGCGACGTCGGCTACCGCTTCGAGGGCAACGAATTCCACGTCAACATGGGCGTCGCCGACAATCATCTGGCCGGCCCTAGCACCGTGCCGATTGAATTGCTCCAAAACTATTGGGGCGCGACGTACACCACGCCGCAGACCAACACCAACAAGGTCGGCTACGTCAATTTAACCGGTAAGGTCGAGGCGACGCCGACCTGGACCTTCGAAGGCACGGCGCATGTGCGCGGCTTCAACCAGAAGACCCAGGACGGCAACCCGACCGACGCTCAACCCTGCGGCGCCGATCCGACAACGCTGTGCTTCGGCGACGACTCCACACCCGCCTTCGGCCTGAACGGCGTCCAGCTCGCCAATCCCTTCGCGGCCGGAGCGGTGCTCGGCGAGATCGATCGCACCACGACGCGTTCGACTTCGTTTGGCATCTCCGGCCAGGCGACCAACAGCGACAGGCTGTTCGGGCACGAGAACCGTCTCGTGCTCGGCGCGAGCTACGACGCCAGCGTGACCCATTTCGACGCGAGCTCCGAGCTCGGGACGATCGGCGAGAACTACGTCGTCACAGGCAACGGCATCTTTCTGGGACAGTCGGGCAACCCGACCTCGATCGGTCCGGTGTCGCTGCGTACCGTCAACCAGTATCAGGGTCTCTACGCGCTCGACACGTTCAACGTGACGGACGCCTTCGCGATCACCGGCGGCGGCCGCTTCAATGCCGCCCGTGTCACGCTGGAGGATCAGCTCGGCACCGCCCTGAACGGCGACCACACCTACAACCGTTTCAATCCGGTGATCGGCGGCACCTACAAGATCACGCCGGAGCTGACCGCCTATGCCGGCTATTCGGAAGCCAACCGCGTGCCGACGCCGCTCGAACTCGGCTGCGCCGATCCGAACAATCCCTGCCTGATCGCGGCGTTTCTCGTCTCCGATCCCGATCTGAAGCAGGTGGTGTCCAAGACCGTCGAAGCCGGTTTCCGCGGCACCAAGGATCTGACCATCGGCCAGCTCGGCTGGAAGATCGGCGGATTCCGCGCGACCAACTATGATGACATCCTGGCGCTGCCGATCGCGGGGCTGCAGGGCTTCGGCTTCTTCCAGAACGTCGGCTCGACGCGCCGGCAGGGCCTGGAGGCCGAGATCAGCCTCAAGTCCAACGAGGTTCAGTTCCACGCGAGCTATGCCTTCGTCGACGCCCGCTTCCTCGATGCACTCGACGTCGCCTCCAACAGTCCGACAGCCGTCGCCAACGGCGGCATCATATCGATTGTGCCCGGCAACCAGATCCCGGCCATCCCGCGCCATCGCATCAAGGCCGGTATCGAATACGCCCTCACCGATGCCTGGAAAATCGGCGGCGACGCACTCTGGGTCTCGAGCCAGTATTATGTCGGCGACGAAGCCAATCTCGAGACCAAGCTGCCGAGCTACGCCGTGTTCAACCTGCACACGTCCTACCAGATCACCAAGAACTTCCAGATCTACGGCAAGGTCGACAACGTCTTTGACAACCGCTACTCGACCTACGGCACCTTCTTCGATACCACCGCGCTGCCGAACTTTGCGAATGGCGGCAACAATTTCAATGACCCCCGTTCGCTGAGCCCGGCGCGGCCGCGCGCGTTCTACGCGGGAGCTCGGGTGACGTTCTGA